The following are encoded in a window of Natrononativus amylolyticus genomic DNA:
- a CDS encoding IclR family transcriptional regulator — MGAKSGSPDGKKRIQSVQTTLEIFEALRTMGGAGVTEIARTVGVTKGTVHNHLATLEADGYVVQTEDESYHLGLRFLDIAHHAKMRVPVLELARTEVTKLAEKSGEMALFTVEEHGMGVCLYVAYGEQAVQTPLYVGHRSQLHHTAVGKAILAHLPEERVAEIIDRHGLTQVTENTITTESALLDQLEETRKRGIAFNEEETIQGLVGVGAPIRDQDGSVLGALSIIGPSRRLDEERFQRELPDMIMRSVNIIEINLTSLQTEP, encoded by the coding sequence ATGGGAGCAAAATCGGGGTCGCCTGACGGCAAAAAACGAATCCAGTCGGTCCAAACCACACTGGAAATCTTCGAGGCGCTCCGGACAATGGGCGGAGCGGGTGTGACGGAAATCGCCAGGACGGTCGGCGTCACCAAGGGGACCGTGCACAACCACTTGGCGACGCTCGAGGCCGACGGCTACGTCGTCCAGACGGAAGACGAGTCGTACCACCTGGGGCTTCGATTTCTCGACATCGCCCACCACGCCAAGATGCGAGTGCCGGTGTTGGAACTCGCACGAACCGAGGTCACGAAGCTCGCGGAGAAGAGCGGCGAGATGGCGCTGTTTACCGTAGAGGAACACGGGATGGGCGTCTGCCTGTACGTCGCGTACGGGGAGCAGGCGGTACAGACGCCGCTGTACGTCGGCCACCGAAGCCAGCTTCACCACACGGCGGTCGGCAAAGCGATTCTGGCGCACCTGCCCGAAGAGCGGGTCGCGGAGATCATCGACCGCCACGGACTCACGCAGGTGACCGAGAACACGATCACGACGGAGTCGGCGCTGCTCGACCAGCTCGAGGAGACCAGAAAGCGCGGAATCGCGTTCAACGAGGAGGAGACGATCCAGGGACTGGTCGGCGTGGGCGCTCCCATCCGGGATCAGGACGGTTCTGTCCTGGGCGCACTCAGCATCATCGGGCCGTCGCGCCGCCTCGACGAGGAGCGCTTTCAGCGCGAACTCCCCGACATGATCATGCGGAGCGTGAACATCATCGAGATCAACCTGACCTCGCTGCAGACCGAACCGTAG
- a CDS encoding PEGA domain-containing protein, with the protein MANPSVRRRTFIVGAVTATVALAGCGDDEGADDDQAENETDDEETEEQAEVEEEPETRLIVHLENEDGDPVSSGVEVTIVPDEGVSTYTYREDIEDGTIVDMDVPGTTVEPGEYTVTAEGEEFETVEETVTVEENEETEVTLVLEGAPGDDEEAPDDEAADGDEDEEDDGEEDGEDDSEEGDGGDDADD; encoded by the coding sequence ATGGCGAATCCATCGGTACGGAGACGGACGTTTATCGTCGGTGCAGTTACGGCGACCGTCGCGCTAGCCGGCTGTGGCGACGACGAGGGAGCCGACGACGATCAAGCGGAGAACGAAACCGACGACGAGGAAACCGAAGAACAGGCGGAGGTCGAGGAGGAGCCCGAAACGCGGCTCATCGTCCACCTCGAGAACGAGGACGGCGATCCGGTTTCTTCCGGCGTCGAGGTCACTATCGTACCCGACGAGGGCGTTTCGACGTACACCTACCGCGAGGACATCGAGGACGGCACGATCGTCGATATGGACGTTCCGGGAACGACGGTCGAGCCGGGCGAGTACACGGTCACCGCGGAGGGTGAGGAGTTCGAAACGGTCGAAGAGACCGTGACGGTCGAGGAGAACGAGGAGACCGAGGTAACGCTCGTCCTCGAGGGGGCACCCGGAGACGACGAGGAGGCTCCCGACGACGAGGCCGCTGACGGCGACGAGGACGAAGAAGACGACGGCGAGGAGGACGGAGAAGACGACAGTGAGGAGGGCGACGGTGGTGACGACGCGGACGACTGA
- a CDS encoding RNA-guided endonuclease InsQ/TnpB family protein, which translates to MKRTNTFDVVSQSHADEELLRRLLDASAALWNEINYERRENYADPDADVWDISEYRGRYGGVLGASTVQQIERKNREVWRSFFALQKKGEANGKPGFWGNAEDDRELRTYIRNTSYSVEWGEYSRLEILVGQDLKDEYGLGHRERLRLEVRGDPNWKQYDKQGRLELFWDEQAQTFRAFQPVTIDNPRLAHPLADETAALDIGANNLVACTTTTGTQLLYEGRDLFERFRETTREIARLQSLLDDGRYSSHRIRSLYRSRTRRRDHAQDALARDLIERLHAEGVSTVYVGALTDVLDTHWSVRANEKTHNFWAFRAFIKRLACTAEEYGISVEIRSEAWTSQECPNCGSTDRTTRHRDTLTCPCGFESHADLTASETFLRRQTTVTRPMARPVCLKDDHTWSESPRSHRPNEEHTNPQVASVGR; encoded by the coding sequence ATGAAGCGGACCAACACGTTCGACGTGGTTTCTCAGTCCCACGCGGACGAGGAGTTGCTTCGACGCCTGTTGGACGCTTCTGCCGCTCTCTGGAACGAGATAAATTACGAGCGCCGCGAGAACTACGCAGACCCCGACGCGGACGTGTGGGACATCAGCGAGTATCGCGGACGCTACGGCGGTGTCCTCGGCGCGTCAACCGTTCAGCAAATCGAACGGAAGAACCGCGAAGTGTGGAGGTCGTTCTTCGCACTCCAAAAGAAGGGTGAAGCCAACGGCAAGCCCGGCTTCTGGGGCAACGCCGAGGACGACCGCGAACTCCGAACGTACATCCGAAACACGTCGTACTCGGTCGAATGGGGCGAATACTCCCGACTCGAAATCCTCGTCGGCCAAGACCTGAAAGACGAGTACGGCCTTGGACACCGCGAGAGGCTTCGACTCGAAGTCCGGGGCGACCCCAACTGGAAGCAGTACGACAAGCAGGGCCGGTTAGAGTTGTTCTGGGACGAACAAGCACAGACATTCAGAGCCTTTCAGCCAGTCACTATCGACAATCCTCGACTGGCACACCCACTGGCCGACGAAACGGCCGCTTTGGATATTGGTGCGAACAACCTCGTCGCCTGTACGACCACGACCGGCACGCAACTGCTGTACGAAGGGCGCGACCTGTTCGAGCGGTTCCGCGAGACGACGCGAGAAATCGCCCGGTTGCAGTCGCTCTTGGACGACGGACGGTACAGCAGTCATCGGATACGCTCGCTATACCGAAGCCGGACAAGACGTCGCGACCACGCCCAAGACGCGCTCGCACGCGACCTCATTGAACGGTTGCACGCCGAAGGCGTCTCCACGGTGTACGTCGGGGCGTTAACGGACGTACTCGATACGCATTGGTCGGTTCGGGCCAACGAGAAAACGCACAACTTCTGGGCGTTCCGGGCGTTCATCAAGCGCCTCGCGTGTACCGCCGAGGAGTACGGTATATCCGTAGAGATTCGCTCGGAAGCGTGGACAAGCCAAGAGTGTCCGAACTGTGGTTCGACCGACCGGACGACACGCCACCGAGACACGCTCACGTGTCCGTGCGGCTTCGAGAGCCACGCAGACCTCACCGCAAGCGAGACGTTCCTGAGGCGGCAGACGACGGTAACACGGCCGATGGCACGGCCTGTATGCCTCAAGGACGACCATACTTGGTCGGAGTCACCACGCTCTCACCGTCCCAACGAGGAGCATACGAACCCGCAAGTTGCCTCAGTGGGTCGGTAA
- a CDS encoding NAD-dependent epimerase/dehydratase family protein — MTRVLTIGGARFMGRFTVEEFRDRGDDVTLFTRGNTPIPFDEDDVGHVEGDRRDEAALRAATEAVDPDVVIDFAGFYPEDVRTALDVFSDIDTYVFVSSTSAYRLGSTVPIREGRTPLEPCSPEQAVDDTMESYGPRKAECDRLLLEADVDARIVRPTAIYGPYDPTGRLGYWIDRVRTHDRIVVPGGDYLIQGESPAVYGGRESDNCRITADAAQSGVSKSSAAWTSIPRHVSPYLFFTSFSRSYCSSSGTSM; from the coding sequence ATGACACGGGTCTTGACGATCGGCGGCGCACGGTTCATGGGTCGGTTCACGGTCGAGGAGTTCCGCGACCGCGGCGACGACGTGACGCTCTTTACGCGCGGCAACACGCCGATCCCGTTCGACGAAGACGACGTCGGTCACGTCGAGGGTGATCGCCGGGACGAGGCGGCCCTTCGGGCGGCCACTGAGGCGGTCGATCCCGACGTCGTGATCGACTTCGCCGGGTTCTACCCCGAGGACGTTCGAACGGCTCTCGACGTCTTCAGCGACATCGACACCTACGTGTTCGTCTCGAGTACCAGCGCCTACCGGCTCGGCTCCACCGTCCCGATCCGTGAGGGGCGGACGCCCCTCGAGCCCTGCTCGCCCGAGCAGGCCGTCGACGACACGATGGAGAGCTACGGGCCGCGAAAGGCCGAGTGCGACCGGCTGCTCCTCGAGGCCGACGTCGACGCCAGAATCGTCCGGCCGACGGCAATCTACGGGCCGTACGACCCCACCGGCAGGCTCGGCTACTGGATCGACCGCGTGCGGACCCACGACCGGATCGTCGTCCCGGGGGGCGACTACCTGATTCAAGGAGAGAGTCCCGCCGTTTACGGCGGGCGTGAATCCGACAACTGCCGAATAACCGCCGACGCCGCTCAGTCCGGGGTATCCAAGTCGTCGGCCGCGTGGACAAGCATCCCACGCCACGTTAGCCCGTACTTGTTCTTCACGTCTTTCAGCCGCTCGTACTGTTCCTCGTCCGGCACTTCGATGTGA
- a CDS encoding Nramp family divalent metal transporter: protein MSTQTDRSVWDQFKAMGPALVLAAVVVGPGSIALSTIAGSLYGYQLLWVPVIATVFMITYTWMAARIGLVTGDTLFQATREKFGTVVALAGGFFGFVTILAFQAGNNAGIGFASNALFGYDVRLWAAVFSAAAIGFIWLPDLYDKIELLVKFTVGVMIVAFFGTLAIVGVDVGDAATGLVPSFPDVDSVFLSLGMAATTFSIAAAVYQSHLMKEKDWGPEELSQQGFDSILGIAVLGLIATVVLLTSASVIHGEADPVFSAEGMAAQLEPLAGPVAFYLFTLGFFFAALSSLVVNALIGATLLVDGYGGNPSMDGRPVKQWSSIAILIGLAVVLVFREDPIELLRVAQASAVVAFPILGFLVLSIASDSEFMGEHANGIGANALGLIGYLAIIGIVINYLREVALEIGLL from the coding sequence ATGTCAACACAAACCGACCGATCCGTGTGGGACCAGTTCAAGGCGATGGGGCCGGCGCTGGTACTGGCCGCCGTCGTCGTCGGCCCGGGGAGCATCGCGCTGTCGACGATCGCAGGAAGCCTGTACGGCTACCAGCTCCTCTGGGTGCCGGTGATCGCGACGGTCTTCATGATCACCTACACCTGGATGGCCGCGCGGATCGGGCTGGTCACCGGCGACACGCTGTTTCAGGCGACTCGCGAGAAGTTCGGAACCGTCGTCGCCCTCGCCGGCGGATTCTTCGGGTTCGTCACCATCCTCGCCTTCCAGGCGGGGAACAACGCGGGAATCGGGTTCGCCTCGAACGCGCTCTTCGGCTACGACGTCAGGCTGTGGGCCGCCGTCTTTTCGGCCGCGGCGATCGGGTTCATCTGGCTCCCCGACCTGTACGACAAGATCGAACTCCTCGTGAAGTTCACCGTCGGGGTCATGATCGTCGCGTTCTTCGGGACGCTCGCGATCGTCGGCGTCGACGTCGGCGACGCCGCGACCGGACTCGTGCCGTCGTTCCCCGACGTCGACAGCGTCTTCCTCTCGCTGGGTATGGCGGCGACGACGTTCTCGATCGCGGCCGCGGTCTACCAGTCTCACCTGATGAAAGAGAAGGACTGGGGGCCCGAGGAGCTGTCACAGCAGGGCTTCGACAGTATCCTCGGAATCGCCGTTCTCGGACTCATCGCGACGGTCGTCCTCTTGACCAGCGCGAGCGTGATCCACGGGGAGGCCGACCCGGTGTTCTCCGCCGAGGGGATGGCCGCCCAGCTCGAGCCCCTCGCCGGTCCGGTCGCGTTCTACCTCTTCACGCTCGGCTTCTTCTTCGCGGCGCTCTCCTCGCTCGTCGTCAACGCGCTCATCGGCGCCACCCTGCTGGTCGACGGCTACGGCGGCAACCCGTCGATGGACGGCCGTCCGGTCAAGCAGTGGTCCTCGATCGCGATCCTGATCGGGCTGGCCGTCGTCCTCGTCTTCCGGGAGGACCCGATCGAACTCCTCCGGGTCGCCCAGGCCTCCGCGGTCGTGGCGTTCCCGATCCTCGGGTTCCTCGTGCTCTCGATCGCGAGCGACTCGGAGTTCATGGGCGAGCACGCGAACGGGATCGGCGCGAACGCCCTCGGCCTGATCGGCTACCTCGCCATCATCGGCATCGTGATCAACTACCTCCGCGAGGTCGCCCTCGAGATCGGCCTGCTGTAG
- a CDS encoding Gfo/Idh/MocA family protein, protein MVSDPRLGLVGAGSRGSAHIAEIYRLRRQNHLGSDAGDGVLNSPQPLYETYAADHPEWVEDVSDLQPTVSAVFDPSADARQAAAAVCRDGGDDPDLFETYEAFLERGEYDAVVVASPNDTHVELAVPLLERGVDVLCEKPLATTLEDHDRLEAAVRESEGLFYPGFNMRSLPYYRRLVELVAEGAIGSLGMISCREVRMPFPDGHYYTQAESGGSLLEKNCHDFDLMNWVTGADPVRVCAFGGQDVFTEGTDVNDHAVVIVEYENGVRASLDLCLYAPYGDWHPEFHGRRDYQFRGTEGILASASDGSDAWELYARRRRETYETGGFAGGHGGGDYLQMRTFLRCLQGRTEPPATVTDAKRAAAIALGAERSIRESEIVGIDSRYDLR, encoded by the coding sequence ATGGTCAGCGACCCTCGGCTCGGACTCGTCGGCGCGGGGTCACGCGGGAGCGCCCACATCGCCGAAATCTACCGACTCAGGCGTCAAAATCACCTCGGGAGCGACGCGGGCGACGGCGTCCTGAACAGTCCTCAGCCGCTGTACGAGACATACGCAGCCGATCACCCCGAGTGGGTCGAGGACGTCTCCGACCTGCAGCCGACAGTGAGCGCCGTCTTCGATCCGTCAGCGGACGCACGGCAGGCGGCTGCGGCCGTCTGTCGAGACGGCGGCGACGACCCCGACCTCTTCGAGACGTACGAGGCGTTTCTGGAGCGAGGGGAGTACGACGCCGTCGTCGTCGCCTCGCCGAACGACACGCACGTAGAGCTCGCGGTTCCGTTGCTCGAGCGCGGCGTCGACGTGCTGTGTGAGAAGCCGCTGGCGACCACGCTCGAGGACCACGACCGCCTGGAGGCGGCGGTCAGGGAGTCGGAAGGGCTGTTCTACCCGGGGTTCAACATGCGCTCGCTTCCCTACTACCGCCGCCTCGTCGAGCTGGTCGCGGAGGGCGCGATCGGATCGCTCGGGATGATCTCCTGTCGGGAGGTTCGAATGCCGTTTCCGGACGGCCACTACTACACGCAGGCCGAAAGCGGCGGGTCGCTACTCGAGAAGAACTGCCACGACTTCGATCTGATGAACTGGGTCACGGGTGCGGATCCGGTTCGCGTCTGCGCGTTCGGCGGCCAGGACGTGTTCACCGAGGGGACCGACGTGAACGACCACGCGGTCGTAATCGTCGAGTACGAAAACGGCGTCCGAGCCAGTCTCGATCTCTGCCTGTACGCGCCGTACGGCGACTGGCACCCGGAGTTTCACGGCCGTCGTGACTATCAGTTTCGCGGTACCGAAGGAATCCTCGCCAGCGCGTCGGACGGCTCGGACGCCTGGGAGCTGTACGCCCGCAGGCGGCGCGAAACGTACGAAACCGGCGGCTTCGCCGGCGGACACGGCGGTGGAGACTACCTCCAGATGCGAACCTTCCTGCGGTGTCTCCAGGGCCGCACGGAGCCGCCGGCGACCGTGACGGACGCCAAGCGCGCGGCGGCGATCGCGCTGGGGGCCGAGCGGTCGATCCGCGAGAGCGAGATCGTCGGGATAGACTCCCGGTACGACCTGCGGTAA
- a CDS encoding amidohydrolase family protein, with protein MIDSHFHLWTEDNSTPEKRAERAEIVGEQAAALGVERIALIGERGESVAECRENNRTVGKYVEEYPDLFYGWARANPKWGEEGVAEFRRAVEEDGLIGLKLYAQVYLDDPRVEPFAEAAVEMDVPILSHVSQRNEPFESLEAESYSEHVVGLAEKFPDLKLLSAHIGGGGHWEHRIKNIQDYDNVYLDTSGSVCDHGSLEMAAEYLGTDRLVFGTDTWFLPGVGKLRGADLTPEEKADIAYNFENLIPETVPNKLSADAVAAGIDRARSHFEERAQPREETIVDANAYLGEFPWRPIDAEPDELLAKMDEKGVDRAVVSSLDAVFYRDVHRGNEELAAAIEDHEDRFIPFATIDPTFPGWRKDLRESVEELGMKGVRLFPAYHDYDIDDDAVVELLEACADYDVPAMFVATLEDKRQRHPRFKLRDHDDIRNKHWGAGHVEALIDALTRAPETDVIIANGWGSAPEIIREVATSYPSGVRLNNFVREGQTLFVLDDLFMFFRYQGADLVDELGVDRLVTGPKLPMLYFDSHYIYTENLPVSEDDKDRVRSENVLSLLE; from the coding sequence ATGATAGACAGTCACTTTCACCTGTGGACAGAGGACAACTCCACGCCCGAAAAACGGGCCGAGCGGGCGGAAATCGTCGGGGAGCAGGCGGCCGCCCTCGGCGTCGAGCGAATCGCGCTCATCGGCGAGCGCGGCGAGAGCGTCGCGGAGTGTCGGGAGAACAACCGCACCGTCGGCAAGTACGTCGAGGAGTACCCCGACCTGTTCTACGGGTGGGCGCGAGCGAACCCCAAGTGGGGCGAGGAGGGCGTCGCGGAGTTCCGGCGAGCCGTCGAGGAGGACGGCCTGATCGGACTCAAGCTGTACGCGCAGGTGTACCTCGACGATCCGCGGGTCGAACCGTTCGCCGAGGCGGCCGTCGAGATGGACGTCCCGATCCTCTCGCACGTCTCCCAGCGCAACGAGCCGTTCGAGAGTCTCGAGGCGGAGTCTTACTCCGAGCACGTCGTCGGCCTCGCCGAGAAGTTCCCCGATCTCAAACTGCTCTCGGCGCACATCGGCGGCGGCGGCCACTGGGAACACCGGATCAAGAACATCCAGGACTACGACAACGTCTACCTCGATACGAGCGGCTCGGTCTGCGACCACGGCTCCCTCGAGATGGCCGCGGAGTATCTCGGCACCGACCGGCTCGTCTTCGGCACCGACACCTGGTTCCTGCCCGGCGTCGGAAAGCTCCGGGGAGCGGACCTCACCCCGGAGGAGAAAGCCGACATCGCGTACAACTTCGAGAACCTGATTCCCGAAACGGTTCCGAACAAGCTCTCAGCGGACGCCGTGGCGGCGGGGATCGACCGCGCACGGAGCCACTTCGAGGAGCGCGCACAGCCCCGGGAGGAGACGATCGTCGACGCCAACGCCTACCTCGGCGAGTTCCCGTGGCGGCCGATCGACGCCGAGCCCGACGAACTGCTCGCGAAGATGGACGAGAAGGGGGTCGACAGGGCCGTCGTCTCCTCGCTCGACGCCGTCTTCTACCGGGACGTCCACCGGGGCAACGAGGAGCTCGCGGCCGCGATCGAGGACCACGAGGACCGGTTTATCCCGTTCGCGACGATCGACCCGACGTTCCCCGGCTGGCGGAAGGACCTCCGCGAGAGCGTCGAGGAACTCGGAATGAAGGGCGTGCGACTCTTTCCGGCCTACCACGACTACGACATCGACGACGACGCGGTCGTCGAACTGCTCGAGGCCTGCGCCGACTACGACGTTCCCGCGATGTTCGTCGCGACCCTCGAGGACAAGCGCCAGCGCCACCCCCGGTTCAAGCTCCGCGACCACGACGACATCCGGAACAAACACTGGGGCGCGGGACACGTCGAGGCGTTGATCGACGCCCTCACGCGGGCGCCGGAGACGGACGTGATCATCGCCAACGGGTGGGGAAGCGCCCCGGAGATCATCAGGGAGGTGGCGACCTCGTACCCGAGCGGCGTCCGTCTCAACAACTTCGTCCGGGAGGGACAGACGCTGTTCGTCCTCGACGATCTGTTCATGTTCTTCCGGTATCAGGGCGCCGACCTCGTCGACGAACTCGGCGTCGACCGGCTCGTTACCGGCCCGAAGCTGCCGATGCTGTACTTCGACTCCCACTACATCTACACCGAGAACCTCCCGGTGAGCGAAGACGACAAAGACCGGGTTCGCAGCGAGAACGTCCTGTCGCTGCTCGAGTGA
- a CDS encoding ABC transporter permease — MKRSDTDIQTDGGGVSSDQVQSPFETVADVEVSRSERYRALFDEYVAAPTKILINDWRAITGFLITIGFVFVGTIGVWAIDRPYSGDADFLIPPFQSMAHPLGTDGQGQDILAQLVHATPAMLEMMAAGAIFSTVMAVFWGVFSGYKGGSVDQFMMAVADVLMTIPGLPLVVVLAAILDPSSPWVIGIILVVNAWAGFARALRSEVLKLRHESYVEASRTIGISLPAIVTKDVLPNVMPLIVVNFVTTARNVIMASVGLYFLGLLPHTGFNWGVMMNTAYGQGGVYTASLYHWFYAPMVTIVVLSLGLLLLGQGLDRIFNPRIRARHLEQDSTDNADPETDEETDPNTRPGGL, encoded by the coding sequence GTGAAGCGTTCTGACACCGATATCCAGACCGACGGCGGTGGCGTCTCGTCCGATCAGGTGCAGTCACCGTTCGAAACGGTGGCTGACGTCGAGGTTTCGCGCTCCGAGCGGTACCGCGCGCTGTTCGACGAGTACGTCGCCGCACCGACGAAGATCCTCATCAACGACTGGCGGGCGATCACCGGCTTCCTGATCACCATCGGGTTCGTGTTCGTCGGCACCATCGGCGTGTGGGCTATCGACCGGCCGTACTCCGGCGACGCTGACTTCCTGATTCCGCCGTTCCAGTCGATGGCCCACCCGCTCGGCACGGACGGACAGGGCCAGGACATCCTCGCACAGCTCGTCCACGCGACGCCGGCGATGCTCGAGATGATGGCCGCGGGCGCGATCTTCTCGACGGTTATGGCCGTCTTCTGGGGCGTGTTCTCCGGCTACAAGGGCGGCTCCGTCGACCAGTTCATGATGGCCGTCGCCGACGTGCTGATGACGATCCCCGGCCTCCCGCTCGTGGTCGTGCTCGCGGCGATCCTCGACCCCTCGAGCCCGTGGGTGATCGGTATCATCCTCGTCGTGAACGCCTGGGCCGGCTTCGCCCGCGCGCTGCGTTCGGAGGTGCTAAAACTCCGCCACGAGTCGTACGTCGAGGCGTCGCGGACGATCGGGATCTCGCTTCCCGCGATCGTCACGAAGGACGTGCTGCCGAACGTGATGCCGCTGATCGTGGTGAACTTCGTCACAACCGCCCGGAACGTCATCATGGCCTCCGTGGGACTGTACTTCCTCGGGCTGTTGCCCCACACCGGGTTCAACTGGGGCGTGATGATGAACACCGCCTACGGACAGGGCGGGGTGTACACGGCGTCGCTGTACCACTGGTTCTACGCGCCGATGGTGACGATCGTCGTCCTCTCGCTCGGGCTGTTGTTGCTCGGGCAGGGGCTGGACCGCATCTTCAACCCGCGGATCCGGGCGCGCCACCTCGAACAGGACAGTACCGACAACGCGGACCCCGAGACGGACGAGGAAACCGATCCGAATACGCGACCAGGAGGACTCTAA
- a CDS encoding ABC transporter permease has protein sequence MVSTDYFIKRTVMAVATFYVVVSLSFALIRLMPGGPMDYIRAQHEGAGQDPTAAARQVERYAAINPQEPLWQQYLTYVTNVFQGNLGDSTWYHDPVAQILGNAMPWTIFVSIISMILIYLIGISLGAFMAYVEGTRFDVSWSGASILLTSVPFYVVAVVLLGFLGHNHGLFPTGGHYGSGVEEGFNLEFIWSVIHHGALPIISLVVAGFGVVALQMRGNAIQILGEDYLRVARLRALSQRRIAIRYVARNAILPMYTAMMISIGTLFGSSIILEQIFQYPGVGYFMFRGISARDYPLMMGTFLFITAGVIIGVYIADLTYGYVDPRAESDDSEAF, from the coding sequence ATGGTCTCGACAGACTACTTCATCAAACGCACCGTAATGGCCGTCGCGACGTTCTACGTCGTCGTCTCCCTTTCGTTCGCGCTCATCCGGCTCATGCCGGGTGGGCCGATGGATTACATCCGCGCACAACACGAGGGGGCGGGCCAGGATCCGACGGCTGCGGCCAGACAGGTCGAACGGTACGCGGCGATAAACCCGCAGGAACCGCTCTGGCAGCAGTACCTGACGTACGTCACGAACGTCTTCCAGGGCAACCTCGGCGACTCCACCTGGTACCACGACCCCGTCGCACAGATCCTCGGGAACGCGATGCCGTGGACGATTTTCGTCTCGATCATCTCGATGATCCTAATCTACCTGATCGGCATCAGCCTCGGCGCGTTCATGGCGTACGTCGAGGGGACGCGCTTTGACGTCTCGTGGTCGGGCGCTTCGATCCTGCTCACGTCCGTGCCGTTCTACGTCGTCGCGGTCGTGTTGCTCGGCTTCCTGGGGCACAACCACGGCCTGTTCCCGACGGGCGGCCACTACGGCTCGGGCGTCGAGGAGGGGTTCAACCTCGAGTTCATCTGGAGCGTGATCCACCACGGCGCGCTCCCGATCATCTCGCTGGTCGTCGCCGGGTTCGGCGTCGTCGCCCTCCAGATGCGGGGGAACGCGATCCAGATCCTCGGCGAAGACTACCTGCGCGTCGCGCGTCTGCGCGCGCTCTCACAGCGTCGTATCGCCATCAGATACGTCGCGCGCAACGCGATCCTGCCGATGTACACGGCGATGATGATCTCCATCGGCACCCTGTTCGGAAGCTCGATCATCTTAGAACAGATTTTCCAGTACCCTGGTGTCGGCTACTTCATGTTCCGCGGGATAAGCGCACGCGACTACCCGCTGATGATGGGAACCTTCCTGTTCATCACGGCGGGCGTCATTATCGGCGTCTACATCGCCGATCTCACCTACGGCTACGTCGACCCACGAGCGGAGAGTGATGACAGTGAAGCGTTCTGA